A stretch of the Archangium violaceum genome encodes the following:
- a CDS encoding metallophosphoesterase encodes MTPALRFALFFAPLALLVVSGHIYLYRRLFRDTAKHPAWRRVGVGVMALLAATLLGSRMLTHLWPSEATAAVAQLSWFWMGAATYLLLAVLSLGGVRRLSGWMKRRRAEQAAPAPVSEERREFLARATAGAALVATGGLASYGVWRAFHPPVVNEVAVRLPGLPRALDGFTLIQLSDIHVGPLIQRRFMDELVARTNALKGDLVCITGDLVDGSVEELGFAAGALRDLRSRHGTYFVTGNHEYYSGDEEWSDALTRMGLTVLRNRHVRIGEPGASFDLVGVDDWGARRSGYPRQRSYDLAAATAGRDPTRASVLLAHQPAGWREHALKAGMGLQLSGHTHGGQFFPFNLAVAAIWEHDAGLFHEGERSIYVSRGTGFWGPPLRVAAPPEIVKVTLLA; translated from the coding sequence ATGACTCCCGCGCTGCGATTCGCCCTCTTCTTCGCTCCCCTGGCGTTGTTGGTGGTGTCCGGTCACATCTATCTGTACCGGCGCCTCTTCCGGGACACGGCGAAGCACCCCGCCTGGCGCAGGGTGGGCGTGGGGGTGATGGCGCTGCTGGCCGCGACGCTGCTGGGCTCGCGGATGCTGACGCACCTGTGGCCCTCGGAGGCCACGGCGGCGGTGGCGCAGCTGAGCTGGTTCTGGATGGGAGCGGCCACCTACCTGCTGCTGGCGGTGCTGTCGCTGGGCGGCGTGCGCAGGCTCTCCGGGTGGATGAAGCGCCGGCGCGCGGAACAGGCGGCTCCGGCCCCCGTGTCCGAGGAGCGGCGGGAGTTCCTCGCCCGGGCGACGGCCGGAGCGGCGCTGGTGGCCACGGGAGGACTGGCCAGCTACGGCGTGTGGCGCGCCTTCCACCCGCCGGTGGTGAACGAGGTGGCGGTGCGGTTGCCCGGGCTGCCCAGGGCGTTGGATGGCTTCACCCTCATCCAGCTCAGCGACATCCACGTGGGCCCGCTCATCCAGCGCCGCTTCATGGACGAACTGGTGGCGCGGACCAACGCCCTGAAGGGCGACCTGGTGTGCATCACGGGCGATCTGGTGGACGGCAGCGTGGAGGAGCTCGGCTTCGCGGCGGGCGCGCTGCGCGACCTGCGCTCGCGTCACGGCACGTACTTCGTCACGGGCAACCACGAGTACTACTCGGGAGACGAGGAGTGGAGCGACGCGCTCACGCGCATGGGGCTCACGGTGCTACGCAACCGCCACGTGCGCATTGGCGAGCCGGGGGCCTCGTTCGACCTGGTGGGCGTGGATGATTGGGGAGCGCGACGCTCGGGCTACCCGCGCCAGCGCAGCTATGACCTGGCGGCGGCCACGGCGGGGAGGGATCCAACACGGGCCTCGGTGCTGCTGGCGCACCAGCCCGCGGGTTGGCGCGAGCACGCGCTGAAGGCGGGCATGGGGCTGCAGCTCTCGGGACACACGCACGGCGGACAATTCTTCCCATTCAACCTCGCGGTGGCGGCCATCTGGGAGCACGACGCCGGGCTGTTCCACGAGGGAGAGCGCTCCATCTACGTGAGCCGGGGCACGGGCTTCTGGGGCCCGCCGCTGCGAGTGGCCGCGCCGCCGGAGATCGTCAAGGTGACGCTGCTCGCCTGA
- a CDS encoding TIGR01777 family oxidoreductase, with product MKIAVTGASGFLGPQLVERLLERGHGVHVLARDVKRTLARLPPGVTGSYFDAATPLSPDALGGAEAVVHLAGEPVAQRWTERARKRIHDSRVVGTRLLVEAMRAAGTVRHFVSASAIGYYGGDRGAEPLTETSSPGEDFLARVCRAWEAEALEAAASGIRTVVPRIGVVLHPAGGALKKMLPLFRWGVGGRMGSGQQYMSWVHRDDALGLLLFALEQPELRGPMNVTAPEPVTNAELTRALGAALHRPAVLPVPSLALKVAMGEMSEAVLGGQRVLPRVATESGYPFQYPEVSGALRALLG from the coding sequence GTGAAGATCGCCGTGACGGGAGCGAGTGGTTTCCTGGGCCCCCAGCTCGTCGAGCGGTTGCTGGAGCGGGGCCATGGCGTGCACGTGCTGGCGCGCGACGTGAAGCGCACGCTCGCGCGTCTGCCCCCGGGCGTGACGGGCTCCTACTTCGACGCGGCCACGCCGCTGTCACCGGATGCGTTGGGAGGAGCGGAGGCGGTGGTGCACCTGGCGGGCGAGCCGGTGGCCCAGCGGTGGACGGAGCGCGCGCGCAAGCGCATCCATGACAGCCGGGTGGTGGGCACGCGGCTGCTGGTGGAGGCCATGCGAGCCGCGGGCACGGTGCGGCACTTCGTATCCGCGTCGGCCATCGGCTACTACGGCGGAGACCGGGGCGCGGAGCCGCTGACGGAGACCAGCTCGCCCGGAGAGGACTTCCTCGCGCGGGTGTGCCGGGCCTGGGAGGCCGAGGCACTGGAGGCGGCAGCGTCGGGCATCCGCACGGTGGTGCCACGCATCGGCGTGGTGCTGCACCCGGCGGGAGGCGCGCTGAAGAAGATGCTGCCCCTCTTCCGGTGGGGCGTGGGCGGGCGCATGGGCTCGGGGCAGCAGTACATGAGCTGGGTGCACCGAGACGACGCGCTGGGACTGTTGCTCTTCGCGCTGGAGCAGCCGGAGCTGCGCGGGCCGATGAACGTGACGGCGCCGGAGCCGGTGACGAACGCGGAGCTCACGCGGGCATTGGGGGCGGCGCTGCACCGGCCGGCGGTGCTGCCCGTGCCCTCCCTGGCGCTGAAGGTGGCGATGGGGGAGATGTCCGAGGCGGTGTTGGGCGGCCAGCGCGTGCTGCCCCGGGTCGCGACGGAGTCGGGCTACCCCTTCCAATACCCCGAGGTGTCGGGGGCGCTCCGGGCGCTCCTCGGGTGA
- a CDS encoding peroxiredoxin family protein, translating into MTTWIAGMLASAVLATSPTLATESRVGPMNATLRGSNGKEVELSRWRGKPVILFYEDRHSTTLNSPFKEALFARGRAMGLLDAAWVVAVANLESFDFFPARGIALSHVRDEEKKWGIPILVDLKGTLGEAPWSLPKKTSSVLLLDDKGSVVFRYSGRMDEEDMETFFQALATLLGRDIPSGIHP; encoded by the coding sequence ATGACCACATGGATTGCAGGCATGCTGGCGAGCGCCGTTCTGGCCACGAGCCCAACGCTCGCCACCGAGTCGCGGGTAGGACCGATGAACGCAACCTTGCGAGGCTCGAACGGAAAGGAAGTGGAGCTGTCCCGCTGGCGGGGAAAACCGGTCATTCTCTTCTACGAGGACCGACACTCGACAACACTCAACTCGCCCTTCAAGGAGGCCCTCTTCGCCCGGGGCCGGGCGATGGGACTGCTCGACGCGGCGTGGGTGGTGGCGGTGGCCAACCTGGAGTCGTTCGACTTCTTCCCCGCTCGGGGCATCGCGCTCTCGCACGTGCGCGACGAGGAGAAGAAGTGGGGCATTCCCATTCTCGTGGACCTGAAGGGAACCCTGGGGGAGGCGCCGTGGAGCCTGCCCAAGAAGACGTCCTCGGTGTTGCTGCTGGATGACAAGGGGAGTGTCGTCTTCCGCTACTCGGGACGCATGGACGAGGAGGACATGGAGACGTTCTTCCAGGCGCTCGCTACCCTGCTCGGCCGGGACATTCCATCGGGGATTCATCCGTGA
- a CDS encoding polyprenyl synthetase family protein — MGPTPFIAAPPMSAPSVEQAWLKLVQAQVEGSLAELLELPDEAGFDIHWTEALGHVREYVLRPTRRLRPALLLAGYCLARGSAVVPPGLWRFAAGLELLHAFRLVHDDVTEDTVLRRGGLAMHHLLGPGRPGQHLAVVVGDHLFARALETMVGSELPGAARASEYHLRLCRYSAVGQYSVQQGGQVLAPGGVRHALRVARLRMLREGFCSALVCGAMLAGADETLRLRLARVGCDVGLAYELRRELGGLFEEQRGDDWAARCDFTQGRRTFPVMAAWSRARPEKRAELEKLWALPPERKDEAALARARHLVEEAGGRIATERLVARASHNAVRALATLPNPHGLRDLMRSLIGQLVHRMA, encoded by the coding sequence ATGGGCCCCACGCCTTTCATCGCCGCACCGCCCATGTCGGCTCCCTCGGTGGAGCAGGCGTGGTTGAAGTTGGTGCAGGCCCAGGTGGAAGGCTCGCTCGCCGAGTTGTTGGAGCTGCCGGACGAGGCGGGGTTTGACATTCATTGGACAGAGGCGCTGGGACACGTCCGCGAGTACGTGTTGCGCCCCACCCGGAGGTTGCGCCCGGCGCTGTTGCTGGCCGGCTACTGCCTGGCGCGGGGCTCCGCGGTGGTGCCGCCCGGGCTGTGGCGCTTCGCCGCGGGGTTGGAGCTGCTGCACGCCTTCCGGCTCGTCCATGACGACGTGACGGAGGACACGGTGCTGCGGCGGGGCGGGCTGGCCATGCACCACCTGTTGGGGCCGGGCCGTCCGGGACAGCACCTGGCCGTGGTGGTGGGAGATCATCTCTTCGCTCGCGCGCTGGAGACGATGGTGGGCTCGGAGCTGCCGGGGGCGGCGCGGGCCAGCGAGTACCACCTGCGGCTGTGCCGCTACTCGGCGGTGGGACAGTACTCGGTGCAGCAGGGGGGCCAGGTGCTGGCTCCGGGCGGAGTGCGCCACGCCTTGCGTGTGGCGCGTCTGAGGATGCTGCGCGAGGGCTTCTGCTCGGCACTGGTGTGCGGGGCGATGCTGGCCGGCGCGGACGAGACGTTGCGACTGCGGCTGGCGCGGGTGGGCTGCGACGTGGGGCTGGCCTACGAGCTGCGGCGGGAGCTGGGCGGCCTCTTCGAGGAGCAGCGGGGCGACGACTGGGCCGCGCGCTGCGACTTCACCCAGGGCCGGCGCACCTTCCCGGTGATGGCGGCCTGGTCGCGAGCCCGTCCCGAGAAGCGAGCGGAGTTGGAGAAGCTGTGGGCGCTGCCTCCCGAGCGCAAGGACGAGGCCGCGCTCGCGCGGGCACGCCACCTGGTGGAAGAGGCCGGGGGCCGGATCGCCACCGAGCGTCTGGTGGCGCGGGCCTCGCACAACGCCGTGCGCGCGTTGGCGACGCTGCCCAACCCCCATGGTCTGCGCGACCTGATGCGGTCACTGATCGGCCAGCTGGTCCACCGGATGGCTTGA
- a CDS encoding phytoene desaturase family protein has product MSSGKRQAVVVGAGVGGLAAAARLAHQGFDVHLFEKTEGPGGRCNRLQVDGFTWDIGPTIVLMPEVFQETFAALGRRLEDYLTLLRCDPNYRIHYRDGSAITFTSELCAMGRELERVEPGSYARYLAFLAQGRTQYRTSLDHLVGRNYAGISDYFAPSVLKKIFQVRAHRRMYADVSRFFQDERLRAAMTFQTMYLGVSPFASPAVYGLLPFTELGVGVWFPKGGLYAIPLALEKVAREEGVRLHYGTPVKRILTGGARATGVELEDGQVVKADVVLCNADLPYAYEKLLDPGATRLKRAEKLRYTSSGYMLYLGLRRRYDGLNHHNVVFGNDYKGSFDDIFERFRVPEDPSFYVNAPAHTDPSLAPPGKDALYILVPVPHQHPGLDWKVEGPRVRTKVLRRLAELGYPELERDIEVERVFTPDDWASTFNLARGSAFGLAQNFFQIGPFRPSNQDARVRNLFFVGASTQPGTGLPTVLISARLVVERILAWSGAADVVTEPRRAGRGAIEEAA; this is encoded by the coding sequence GTGAGCAGTGGCAAGCGACAGGCGGTGGTGGTGGGCGCGGGCGTGGGCGGGCTCGCCGCGGCGGCGCGGCTGGCCCACCAGGGCTTCGACGTCCACCTCTTCGAGAAGACGGAGGGCCCCGGCGGCCGCTGCAACCGCCTCCAGGTGGACGGCTTCACCTGGGACATTGGCCCCACCATCGTGCTCATGCCCGAGGTGTTCCAGGAGACGTTCGCCGCGCTCGGCCGGCGCCTCGAGGACTACCTCACGCTGCTGCGGTGCGATCCCAACTACCGCATCCACTACCGCGACGGCTCGGCCATCACCTTCACCTCCGAGCTGTGCGCCATGGGGCGGGAGCTGGAGCGGGTGGAGCCCGGCAGCTACGCGCGCTACCTGGCCTTCCTCGCGCAGGGCCGCACCCAGTACCGCACCAGCCTGGACCACCTGGTGGGCCGCAACTACGCGGGCATCTCCGACTACTTCGCGCCCTCGGTGCTCAAGAAGATCTTCCAGGTGCGCGCCCACCGCCGCATGTACGCGGACGTCAGCCGCTTCTTCCAGGACGAGCGGCTGCGCGCGGCGATGACCTTCCAGACGATGTACCTGGGTGTGTCGCCCTTCGCGTCGCCCGCGGTGTACGGGCTCTTGCCCTTCACGGAGCTGGGCGTGGGCGTGTGGTTCCCCAAGGGGGGCCTGTATGCCATTCCGCTCGCGCTCGAGAAGGTGGCGCGCGAGGAGGGCGTGCGGCTGCACTACGGCACGCCGGTGAAGCGCATCCTCACCGGGGGGGCGCGGGCCACGGGCGTGGAGCTCGAGGATGGGCAGGTGGTGAAGGCCGACGTGGTGCTGTGTAACGCGGATCTGCCCTACGCGTACGAGAAGCTGCTGGACCCGGGCGCCACCCGGCTCAAGCGAGCGGAAAAGCTTCGCTACACCTCCAGCGGCTACATGCTCTACCTGGGACTCCGGCGCCGCTACGACGGCCTGAACCACCACAACGTCGTCTTCGGGAACGACTACAAGGGCTCGTTCGACGACATCTTCGAGCGCTTCCGCGTGCCGGAGGATCCCAGCTTCTACGTGAATGCTCCGGCCCATACGGACCCGAGCCTCGCGCCGCCGGGCAAGGACGCGCTCTACATCCTCGTGCCGGTGCCCCACCAGCACCCGGGCCTGGACTGGAAGGTGGAAGGCCCCAGGGTGCGCACCAAGGTGCTGCGGCGCCTGGCCGAGCTCGGCTACCCGGAGCTCGAGCGAGACATCGAGGTGGAGCGCGTCTTCACGCCGGATGACTGGGCGTCCACCTTCAACCTGGCCCGGGGCAGTGCCTTCGGGTTGGCACAGAACTTCTTCCAGATCGGCCCCTTCCGCCCGTCCAACCAGGATGCGCGCGTGCGGAACCTGTTCTTCGTGGGGGCCTCCACCCAGCCGGGCACCGGTCTTCCCACGGTGCTCATCTCCGCGCGGCTGGTGGTGGAGCGCATCCTGGCCTGGTCGGGAGCGGCGGACGTGGTGACGGAGCCCCGGAGAGCCGGGCGTGGAGCAATCGAGGAGGCTGCATGA
- a CDS encoding phytoene/squalene synthase family protein has protein sequence MKAHDNTLVARGYEMAERVTRNHAKSFFFASFMLFGMRRKAAFALYAYCRRLDDMVDVADGADQGAVPEGLADRLVRARRAVAELFVESPELADPRMPPPATRASGGDGPWDPSEFAALQDVIRRFRVPEQPMQDLISGMEMDLTKRRYANWAELDLYCYRVAGVVGLMMAPMLGCSEEWALGPAADLGRAMQLTNILRDVKEDLDRDRVYLPLDELAAFGLTVEDLRRGVVDDRWRDFMRCQIARARAYYSRAAAGIPALSGFGCQRMVKLMGSIYGDILRVIEQNDYDVFKGRLSVPGSRKLALASAILVRPSSVLPAPSTPEVKVPLLPTRMTTGVGS, from the coding sequence ATGAAGGCGCATGACAACACCCTGGTGGCACGTGGTTACGAGATGGCGGAGCGCGTGACTCGCAATCACGCCAAGAGCTTCTTCTTCGCCTCGTTCATGCTCTTCGGTATGCGGCGCAAGGCGGCCTTCGCGCTCTACGCATATTGCCGGCGCCTGGACGACATGGTGGACGTGGCGGACGGAGCGGATCAGGGCGCGGTGCCCGAGGGCCTGGCCGATCGGCTGGTGCGTGCGCGCCGCGCGGTGGCCGAGCTCTTCGTGGAGTCGCCGGAGCTGGCGGATCCACGCATGCCGCCGCCCGCCACGCGCGCGAGCGGGGGAGATGGGCCGTGGGATCCATCGGAGTTCGCCGCCCTGCAGGACGTCATCCGCCGCTTCCGCGTCCCCGAGCAGCCCATGCAGGACCTCATCTCCGGCATGGAGATGGACCTGACGAAGCGCCGCTACGCGAACTGGGCCGAGCTGGACCTGTACTGCTACCGGGTGGCGGGCGTGGTGGGGTTGATGATGGCACCCATGCTGGGCTGTTCGGAGGAGTGGGCGCTCGGGCCGGCGGCGGACCTGGGCCGTGCCATGCAGCTCACCAACATCCTCCGCGACGTGAAGGAGGACCTGGACCGCGACCGCGTCTACCTGCCGCTGGACGAGCTGGCGGCCTTCGGGCTCACGGTGGAGGACCTGCGCCGCGGCGTGGTGGATGACCGGTGGCGCGACTTCATGCGCTGCCAGATCGCCCGGGCGCGCGCCTACTACTCGCGGGCGGCGGCGGGCATCCCCGCGCTCTCCGGCTTCGGCTGCCAGCGCATGGTGAAGCTGATGGGCTCCATCTACGGGGACATCCTGCGCGTCATCGAGCAGAACGACTACGACGTCTTCAAGGGGCGCCTCTCGGTGCCGGGGTCGCGCAAGCTGGCGCTGGCCTCCGCCATCCTGGTGCGGCCGTCGTCGGTGCTGCCCGCGCCGTCCACGCCCGAGGTGAAGGTGCCGCTCCTTCCCACGAGGATGACGACGGGGGTGGGCTCATGA
- a CDS encoding hydroxymethylglutaryl-CoA reductase, degradative, whose amino-acid sequence MSDDKIQTLKVKRSSRLSGFYRQSPERRRTRLVESRWLSPEEAESCAGLAGFDEACADAMVENVVGLHGLPLGLALNFVVNGEDRLVPMAVEEPSIIAAASYAARLCAEGGGFSVTADAPITTAQVQLLDVPSLRAAEAALRVNTAELLAEANGHLGTMCARGGGARELEVRVLDASTLVVHLHVDTRDAMGANLVNGLAEKMAPRLAALSGGRAGLKILTNLADRRKVYVRATVPAAALAFEGFPDGGAVRDSILEGQLFAEMDPYRAVTHNKGVMNGVDAVLVACGNDWRAVEAGAHAYASRSGVYRPLTSWTKGPAGELMGLLVMPLATSTVGGAARNHPGVRRALKLARVESAVDLAGLAAAAGLATNLAALKALGTEGIQKGHMALHARRVAAEVGAEGELVEIVAERLARERIYRPERAREILAEEVRRKEAAR is encoded by the coding sequence ATGAGCGACGACAAGATACAGACGCTGAAGGTGAAGCGCTCCTCGCGCCTGTCGGGCTTCTACCGCCAGTCGCCGGAGCGGCGCCGGACGCGTCTGGTGGAGTCGCGCTGGCTGTCGCCCGAGGAAGCGGAGTCGTGCGCGGGCCTGGCCGGTTTCGACGAGGCCTGCGCGGATGCGATGGTGGAGAACGTCGTGGGCCTGCACGGCCTGCCGCTGGGCCTGGCGCTCAACTTCGTGGTGAACGGAGAGGACCGGCTGGTGCCCATGGCGGTGGAGGAGCCCTCCATCATCGCCGCGGCCAGCTACGCCGCGCGCCTGTGCGCCGAGGGTGGTGGCTTCAGCGTCACGGCGGACGCGCCCATCACCACCGCGCAGGTGCAGCTGCTGGACGTGCCGTCGCTGAGGGCCGCCGAGGCCGCGCTGCGTGTCAACACGGCCGAGCTGCTGGCCGAGGCCAATGGCCACCTGGGCACCATGTGTGCCCGGGGCGGCGGGGCGCGCGAGCTGGAAGTGCGCGTGCTGGACGCCTCCACGCTCGTCGTCCACCTGCACGTGGACACCCGTGACGCCATGGGGGCCAACCTCGTCAACGGCCTGGCCGAGAAGATGGCACCCCGGCTCGCGGCCCTCAGCGGCGGCCGGGCGGGGCTGAAGATCCTCACCAACCTGGCGGACCGCCGCAAGGTGTACGTGCGCGCGACGGTGCCAGCGGCGGCGCTGGCCTTCGAGGGCTTCCCCGATGGCGGGGCGGTGCGTGATTCGATCCTCGAGGGCCAGCTCTTCGCGGAGATGGATCCATACCGTGCCGTCACCCACAACAAGGGCGTGATGAACGGGGTGGACGCGGTGCTGGTGGCGTGCGGCAACGACTGGCGCGCGGTGGAGGCCGGGGCGCACGCGTACGCCTCGCGCTCGGGGGTGTACCGGCCGCTGACCTCGTGGACGAAGGGGCCCGCGGGCGAGCTGATGGGACTGCTGGTGATGCCGCTGGCCACCTCGACGGTGGGCGGAGCGGCGCGCAACCACCCGGGCGTGCGGCGGGCGTTGAAGCTGGCCCGGGTGGAGAGCGCGGTGGACCTGGCGGGGCTGGCCGCGGCGGCGGGACTGGCCACCAACCTGGCGGCGCTCAAGGCGCTGGGGACCGAGGGCATCCAGAAGGGACACATGGCGCTGCACGCGCGGCGGGTGGCCGCGGAGGTGGGTGCGGAGGGCGAGCTGGTGGAGATCGTCGCCGAGCGTCTGGCTCGCGAGCGCATCTACCGGCCGGAGCGTGCGCGGGAGATCCTCGCCGAGGAGGTCCGGCGGAAGGAGGCTGCGCGATGA
- a CDS encoding phytoene desaturase family protein, with the protein MRAMRVAVVGGGIGGLTAAGLLAKEGHDVTLFEGGPTLGGKAQCVRVDGLQLDTGPTLLTLPDVVKGLFERLGAADLLPPITELEPQCTYRFADGCGFVAYKDIERTAQSAGELRPGERRGVHGFYAEAEAIWRAAGEPYLEAPFEGMAGFMGRVAKRGVVAMARGMKLATLDELARAHFKTDHMQQFVGRFATYAGASPYEASAAYALIPHIERAYGVHHVRGGIGALVDALGAAVKRLGVKVHLNARSHYTRDARGYQVGPRGDEEHFDSVVVNADPLDTLGRGSEPLSLSGYVLLLEVDGRPPLPHHTVLFSRDYRREFDELFGGQLANEPTVYFCNPSATDPTVAPPDKTGLFVMVNAPALPREPGAYERAAAAWELQAERVKAQMFDKLLAHYPELRGRMRVVGQRTPVDLAALGAPGGSIYGFLPHGKFGPFRRPRIRGCTPGLFFAGGGTHPGGGVPLVMLSGRFAAEMASAHLRRSA; encoded by the coding sequence ATGAGGGCCATGCGTGTCGCGGTGGTGGGCGGCGGAATCGGAGGGCTGACGGCCGCCGGGCTCCTGGCGAAGGAGGGCCACGACGTCACGCTCTTCGAGGGAGGCCCTACCCTCGGGGGAAAGGCGCAGTGCGTGCGGGTGGACGGGCTCCAGCTGGACACCGGGCCCACGCTGCTCACGCTGCCGGACGTGGTGAAGGGACTCTTCGAGCGGCTGGGCGCGGCGGACCTGCTGCCCCCCATCACCGAGCTGGAGCCCCAGTGCACCTACCGCTTCGCGGACGGGTGCGGTTTCGTGGCGTACAAGGACATCGAGCGCACCGCGCAGAGCGCGGGCGAGCTGCGTCCCGGTGAGCGGCGCGGCGTGCACGGCTTCTACGCGGAGGCCGAGGCCATCTGGCGGGCCGCGGGCGAGCCGTACCTGGAGGCGCCCTTCGAGGGCATGGCTGGCTTCATGGGCCGCGTGGCGAAGCGGGGCGTGGTGGCCATGGCCCGGGGCATGAAGCTGGCCACGCTGGACGAGCTGGCGCGGGCGCACTTCAAGACGGACCACATGCAGCAGTTCGTGGGCCGCTTCGCCACGTACGCGGGAGCCTCGCCCTACGAGGCGAGCGCGGCCTACGCCCTCATCCCCCACATCGAGCGCGCGTACGGCGTGCACCATGTGCGGGGTGGCATCGGCGCGCTGGTGGACGCGCTCGGGGCGGCGGTGAAGCGCCTGGGCGTGAAGGTGCACCTCAACGCCCGCTCCCACTACACGCGGGACGCGCGGGGCTACCAGGTGGGGCCGCGAGGGGACGAGGAGCACTTCGACTCGGTGGTGGTGAACGCGGATCCGCTGGACACGCTGGGGCGGGGGAGCGAGCCCCTGTCGCTGTCGGGCTACGTGCTGCTGCTGGAGGTGGACGGCCGCCCGCCGCTGCCGCACCACACCGTCCTCTTCAGCCGGGACTACCGCCGCGAGTTCGACGAGCTCTTCGGCGGGCAGCTCGCCAATGAGCCAACGGTGTACTTCTGCAACCCGTCCGCGACGGATCCAACGGTGGCGCCTCCGGACAAGACGGGCCTCTTCGTCATGGTGAACGCTCCGGCGCTGCCGCGTGAGCCGGGCGCGTACGAGCGGGCGGCGGCCGCGTGGGAGCTGCAGGCCGAGCGGGTGAAGGCGCAGATGTTCGACAAACTGCTCGCGCACTACCCGGAGCTGCGGGGGCGCATGCGGGTGGTGGGGCAACGCACGCCGGTGGACCTGGCGGCCCTGGGCGCGCCGGGGGGCTCCATCTACGGCTTCCTGCCGCACGGGAAGTTCGGCCCCTTCCGTCGGCCGCGCATCCGGGGTTGCACGCCGGGGCTCTTCTTCGCGGGTGGGGGCACGCACCCCGGAGGCGGGGTGCCGCTGGTGATGCTCTCGGGCCGCTTCGCCGCGGAGATGGCGTCCGCGCACCTGCGGAGGAGCGCATGA
- a CDS encoding carotenoid 1,2-hydratase, with protein MNELPALPDSPGAYRWFYADVTAGEYSAVFIFMVGSLFSPRYSARVKRGALPLEHCAVNFALYHRGVRRRWVLSEYPQASVLRQGRELRIGRSRLEYAPDGMVRMEVDERCAPLGGAVRARLVLEPQVPAAEELQLVPGLPHFWRVLAPRAKARLDVLSEGVSVEGIGYHDGNHGAELLGARLPGWHWARVHGPEETVVDYHLPGGVAPLRVTAGALGTKSERRPLLSEARPTSLTGWGLRVPARLYSGNTVVGAPRLLESSPFYARMEARREGLDVMGEVADFRRFHSPFIRWMAHFRTRVERAA; from the coding sequence ATGAACGAGCTGCCAGCGCTGCCGGACAGTCCGGGAGCCTACCGCTGGTTCTACGCCGACGTGACGGCGGGGGAGTACAGCGCGGTGTTCATCTTCATGGTGGGCTCGCTCTTCTCGCCGCGCTACTCGGCGCGGGTGAAGCGGGGAGCGCTTCCGCTCGAGCACTGCGCGGTGAACTTCGCGCTGTACCACCGGGGCGTGCGCCGACGCTGGGTGCTGAGCGAGTACCCACAGGCCTCGGTGCTACGGCAGGGCCGGGAGCTGCGCATCGGCCGCTCGCGGCTGGAGTACGCGCCGGACGGCATGGTGCGCATGGAGGTGGACGAGCGGTGCGCGCCCCTGGGCGGTGCGGTGCGGGCCCGGCTGGTGCTGGAGCCCCAGGTGCCGGCGGCGGAGGAGCTGCAACTCGTGCCGGGACTGCCACACTTCTGGAGGGTACTGGCGCCGCGTGCCAAGGCGCGCCTGGACGTGCTCTCGGAGGGCGTGTCGGTGGAAGGCATCGGCTACCACGATGGCAACCATGGCGCGGAGCTGCTGGGCGCGCGGTTGCCGGGGTGGCACTGGGCACGCGTGCACGGGCCGGAGGAGACGGTGGTGGACTACCACCTGCCCGGCGGCGTGGCGCCCCTGCGGGTGACGGCGGGCGCGCTGGGGACGAAGTCCGAGCGGAGGCCCCTGCTGTCGGAGGCGCGGCCGACGAGCCTGACGGGCTGGGGCCTGCGGGTGCCGGCGCGGCTGTACTCGGGAAACACGGTGGTGGGGGCGCCGCGGTTGCTGGAGTCCTCGCCCTTCTATGCGCGGATGGAGGCTCGGCGCGAGGGGCTGGACGTAATGGGGGAGGTGGCGGACTTCCGGCGTTTCCACTCGCCCTTCATCCGCTGGATGGCGCACTTCCGCACGCGCGTGGAGCGTGCGGCATGA